Proteins from one Pontibacter korlensis genomic window:
- a CDS encoding CPBP family intramembrane glutamic endopeptidase, with protein sequence MEKKTPLALWILGFLLLSLYVNLVPRFFDAGNVPLWFLYWAGFFVLAFVVSKYVLKLEGIKSLGVRRHRGWLQNLGIGFFVGFLVYALKYLTYYELGKFEVVGLMEPSFILPMLAQALLAMFFSSILNDITIRGYWYSFFQRRRLLAWYVFAATMLYTMDDFWNEGIDFLNLLFSAILGLAFAYTVLRTGSIWMSLGLHWGGNMMYRVMYGFSGQGVWQLENVQESPLYDYVSLTITALMLPAVYLVLKIVSRYAHAEPGIAQQEVGQKKVVAP encoded by the coding sequence ATGGAAAAGAAAACTCCTCTGGCTCTCTGGATACTAGGGTTCCTGCTGCTGAGCCTGTATGTAAATTTAGTGCCGCGCTTTTTTGATGCAGGCAACGTGCCGCTATGGTTTTTGTATTGGGCAGGCTTTTTTGTGCTGGCTTTTGTAGTAAGCAAGTACGTGCTAAAACTAGAGGGAATAAAGTCGCTTGGCGTGCGGCGGCACAGAGGCTGGTTGCAAAATCTGGGAATCGGTTTTTTTGTTGGCTTCCTGGTCTATGCCCTGAAGTACCTGACCTATTACGAACTTGGCAAGTTTGAGGTGGTGGGGCTGATGGAGCCATCATTTATACTTCCTATGCTGGCGCAGGCCTTGCTGGCTATGTTCTTCTCCTCTATCCTTAACGATATTACCATCCGGGGGTACTGGTACAGCTTTTTCCAGCGTCGGCGATTGTTGGCTTGGTACGTTTTTGCGGCAACAATGCTCTATACCATGGATGATTTCTGGAACGAAGGCATAGATTTCCTCAACCTCTTGTTCTCAGCCATACTTGGGTTAGCTTTCGCCTACACCGTGTTAAGAACCGGCTCCATCTGGATGTCGCTGGGCCTGCATTGGGGAGGCAACATGATGTACCGTGTCATGTACGGCTTTAGTGGTCAGGGTGTATGGCAACTGGAAAATGTGCAGGAGAGCCCCCTCTACGACTATGTAAGCTTAACTATAACAGCCTTGATGCTTCCTGCCGTTTATCTTGTACTGAAGATAGTGAGCAGATATGCTCACGCAGAACCAGGCATAGCGCAGCAGGAGGTGGGGCAGAAAAAGGTCGTAGCTCCGTAA
- the fabD gene encoding ACP S-malonyltransferase: MKAYVFPGQGSQFVGMGKDLYEQHEEAKQLFDKANEILGFNITEIMFNGTDEELKQTKVTQPAIFLHSVAQAAVAKDFAPDMVAGHSLGEFSALVASKVLSFEDGLRLVSKRALAMQAACEANPSTMAAILGLADEKVEEVCASVEGEVVVAANYNCPGQLVISGSNKGIEIACEKMKEAGAKRALPLPVGGAFHSPLMKPAEEELAKAIEETTFSQGICPIYQNVDAKPHTDPTEIKKNLISQLTAPVRWTQSVQQMLADGATHFVECGPGKVLQGLVKKIERTAEVSSAE; this comes from the coding sequence ATGAAAGCTTATGTTTTCCCGGGACAAGGTTCTCAGTTTGTAGGGATGGGTAAAGACCTGTACGAGCAGCACGAAGAAGCAAAGCAGCTGTTTGATAAGGCAAACGAGATCTTAGGCTTCAACATTACAGAGATCATGTTTAACGGCACCGATGAGGAGCTAAAGCAGACAAAGGTTACGCAACCGGCAATTTTCCTTCATTCTGTAGCTCAGGCGGCAGTAGCCAAAGACTTTGCACCGGATATGGTGGCAGGTCACTCGCTTGGAGAATTCTCTGCATTAGTGGCCAGTAAAGTGTTGAGCTTTGAAGATGGCCTGCGCCTGGTGTCGAAGCGTGCGCTGGCAATGCAAGCTGCTTGTGAGGCAAACCCATCTACCATGGCTGCCATACTTGGTTTGGCTGATGAGAAGGTGGAGGAAGTGTGTGCCTCTGTTGAGGGCGAGGTGGTAGTGGCTGCCAACTATAACTGCCCAGGCCAATTGGTAATCTCTGGCTCTAATAAAGGCATCGAGATTGCTTGCGAAAAAATGAAAGAGGCTGGTGCTAAGCGTGCTCTTCCTCTTCCGGTTGGTGGTGCGTTCCACTCGCCACTGATGAAACCTGCTGAGGAAGAACTGGCAAAAGCCATCGAGGAAACCACCTTTAGCCAGGGTATCTGCCCAATCTACCAGAACGTAGACGCGAAGCCACACACAGATCCAACTGAAATAAAGAAGAACCTGATCAGCCAGTTGACAGCGCCGGTTCGCTGGACACAGTCGGTGCAGCAGATGCTGGCTGATGGTGCTACGCACTTTGTAGAATGCGGCCCTGGTAAAGTTTTACAAGGTTTGGTGAAGAAGATTGAGCGCACGGCAGAGGTTAGCTCGGCTGAGTAA